In one Candidatus Neomarinimicrobiota bacterium genomic region, the following are encoded:
- a CDS encoding radical SAM protein, with the protein MENIITPSPINGELNESASPIIDRFGRTFNYLRLALNEQCNLRCIYCMPEEGIEFRPEDKLLSTEEIFRLIELASQMGVSKIRLTGGEPLLRKDLVPIIQFANSLDGIDSIHVTTNGLLLSKYIHELESAGLSGINISLDTLEQNKYKTITRRDGLKSVLDGLDKAIKSSIQSIKLNVVAMRDFNDDELMDFVALTKENDITVRFIELMPFDSHQIWKTGKFYGA; encoded by the coding sequence ATGGAAAATATAATTACACCCAGCCCAATTAATGGTGAGCTGAATGAATCGGCATCACCCATCATTGACCGTTTCGGTCGAACATTCAACTATTTACGCCTTGCCCTTAACGAACAATGTAATCTTCGCTGTATTTACTGTATGCCAGAAGAAGGCATCGAATTTCGCCCCGAAGACAAACTCCTTTCCACAGAAGAAATATTTCGACTTATTGAATTAGCATCCCAAATGGGTGTGTCCAAAATTCGCTTAACGGGTGGCGAACCCTTACTCCGAAAAGACTTAGTGCCCATCATTCAATTTGCCAATAGTTTGGATGGAATTGATTCAATTCATGTAACGACGAATGGTTTATTACTTTCAAAATATATCCATGAATTAGAATCAGCAGGTTTATCTGGGATAAATATTAGTTTGGATACGTTGGAGCAGAATAAATATAAAACAATTACAAGAAGAGACGGATTGAAATCTGTGTTAGACGGATTAGATAAAGCCATTAAATCATCTATTCAGTCCATCAAGTTGAATGTAGTTGCCATGCGTGATTTTAATGATGATGAACTCATGGACTTTGTGGCACTTACTAAAGAAAATGATATTACGGTTCGTTTCATTGAACTCATGCCATTTGATTCACACCAAATATGGAAAACTGGGAAATTTTATGGAGCG